In the genome of Sphaeramia orbicularis unplaced genomic scaffold, fSphaOr1.1, whole genome shotgun sequence, one region contains:
- the mos gene encoding proto-oncogene serine/threonine-protein kinase mos, producing the protein MPSPIPLTRLLPKDLYPSLDVGTCSSPLTSQPPHHGSTLQVPPPPFAQRLHGRGSVRPWSSVIHWKALSAAVPVGSGGFGSVFRAQYLGDTVALKKVQQSRKNPLASRQSFWAELNAAHLRHRNIVRVLAATACVPADLFEDGCIGTILMEFVGGANLQQVIYACADPLGPDRWLRYAADVARGLRFLHSHGVAHLDIKPANVLVSAQDVCKIADFGCSLKLERGCEVTATSPHLSHVGGTYTHRAPELLRGEPVSARADVYSFGITLWQLMTREPPFTGDRQCVIYAVVARDLRPPVHERPVFRSEPGRSCGTLLGRCWSGRARDRPSTDELVPELEQLRAHLPSGVGGSADQDTGP; encoded by the coding sequence ATGCCGTCCCCCATCCCCCTGACCCGCCTGCTCCCCAAAGACCTCTACCCCTCCCTGGACGTCGGCACGTGCAGCAGCCCGCTGACGTCACAGCCTCCGCACCACGGCTCCACTCTCCAGGTGCCCCCCCCTCCCTTTGCCCAGCGGCTCCACGGCAGGGGGTCGGTCCGCCCCTGGTCCTCGGTCATCCACTGGAAGGCCCTGTCCGCCGCCGTGCCCGTGGGCTCGGGGGGGTTCGGCTCCGTGTTCCGGGCCCAGTACCTGGGGGACACGGTGGCCCTGAAGAAGGTCCAGCAGAGCCGGAAGAACCCGCTGGCGTCACGGCAGAGCTTCTGGGCGGAGCTTAACGCCGCGCACCTGAGACACAGGAACATCGTGCGCGTCCTCGCGGCCACCGCCTGCGTGCCCGCGGACCTGTTTGAGGACGGCTGCATCGGGACCATCCTCATGGAGTTCGTGGGAGGGGCGAACCTGCAGCAGGTCATCTACGCGTGCGCGGACCCGCTGGGGCCCGACAGGTGGCTCCGGTACGCCGCGGACGTCGCGCGCGGCCTGCGCTTCCTCCACTCTCACGGGGTCGCGCATCTGGACATCAAGCCGGCCAACGTGCTCGTGTCCGCGCAGGACGTGTGTAAGATCGCGGACTTCGGCTGTTCTCTGAAACTGGAGCGCGGATGCGAGGTGACGGCCACGAGCCCGCACCTGAGCCACGTGGGCGGCACGTACACGCACCGGGCACCGGAGCTGCTGCGGGGGGAGCCGGTGTCCGCGCGGGCAGACGTCTACTCGTTCGGGATCACCCTGTGGCAGCTGATGACCAGAGAGCCGCCGTTCACCGGAGACCGCCAGTGCGTCATCTACGCGGTGGTGGCGCGCGACCTACGACCGCCGGTGCACGAGCGGCCGGTGTTCCGGTCCGAGCCGGGCCGGTCCTGCGGGACTCTGCTGGGCCGGTGCTGGAGCGGACGGGCCCGGGACAGACCGAGCACCGACGAGCTGGTACCGGAGCTGGAGCAGCTGCGCGCGCACCTGCCCTCCGGTGTGGGCGGGAGCGCGGACCAGGACACCGGACCCTGA